In Cucurbita pepo subsp. pepo cultivar mu-cu-16 chromosome LG04, ASM280686v2, whole genome shotgun sequence, the following are encoded in one genomic region:
- the LOC111793846 gene encoding homeobox-leucine zipper protein HAT5-like isoform X2 yields the protein MESGRFLFNPPACGGNMLCLGGAGGGDRFLRGRTMMSMSMNMSMSMQESPNGRPFFRSPDDLYDDEYYDELYPEKKRRLANEQVQMLEKSFEEENKLEPERKSQLAKKLGLQPRQVAVWFQNRRARWKTKQLERDYDVLKASYDLLMSNYDSIIKENAVLKSEVASLTEKCVAKELDGGEAPIPRTTSEPLRADTAHVSAPHSGGSGRKAEDRLSSGSDSSAVIDDNCLQLIDSGDSYFLSNEYPQRAPLPPGLQMEHDDRNDNSNYLFSDMFAETNQQNQEGGPPAWWAWP from the exons ATGGAATCCGGCCGGTTCTTGTTCAATCCCCCTGCTTGCGGCGGCAACATGCTTTGCCTTGGCGGAGCCGGTGGTGGCGATCGTTTTCTGCGAG GAAGAACAATGATGAGCATGAGCATGAACATGAGCATGAGCATGCAAGAGAGTCCAAATGGGAGACCATTTTTCAGATCCCCAGATGATCTTTACGACGATGAATATTACGACGAGCTTTACCCCGAGAAGAAGCGCCGCTTGGCCAACGAGCAG GTTCAAATGCTGGAGAAGAGTTTTGAGGAAGAGAACAAACTGGAGCCAGAGAGGAAGTCCCAACTAGCCAAGAAGCTGGGGCTGCAGCCAAGGCAGGTGGCCGTGTGGTTCCAGAACCGCCGTGCGCGGTGGAAGACGAAGCAGCTCGAAAGGGACTATGATGTTCTTAAAGCTTCATATGATTTGCTTATGTCAAACTATGACTCCATTATCAAAGAGAATGCCGTGCTTAAATCTGAG GTGGCTTCCTTAACTGAGAAATGTGTAGCTAAAGAGCTTGATGGAGGAGAAGCACCAATTCCACGTACGACTTCGGAGCCTCTTCGAGCAGACACTGCCCATGTCTCCGCCCCACACTCCGGTGGCTCCGGGAGAAAGGCTGAAGATCGTCTCAGTTCAGGGAGCGATAGCAGTGCAGTGATTGACGATAATTGTCTACAACTCATCGACAGCGGCGATTCTTACTTCCTGAGTAACGAGTATCCACAACGTGCGCCTCTACCTCCTGGGCTGCAAATGGAACATGATGACAGGAATGATAATAGCAATTACTTGTTCTCAGATATGTTTGCAGAAACAAACCAACAGAACCAGGAGGGAGGGCCTCCAGCTTGGTGGGCATGGCCTTAG
- the LOC111793846 gene encoding homeobox-leucine zipper protein HAT5-like isoform X3, producing MESGRFLFNPPACGGNMLCLGGAGGGDRFLREGRTMMSMSMNMSMSMQESPNGRPFFRSPDDLYDDEYYDELYPEKKRRLANEQVQMLEKSFEEENKLEPERKSQLAKKLGLQPRQVAVWFQNRRARWKTKQLERDYDVLKASYDLLMSNYDSIIKENAVLKSEKCVAKELDGGEAPIPRTTSEPLRADTAHVSAPHSGGSGRKAEDRLSSGSDSSAVIDDNCLQLIDSGDSYFLSNEYPQRAPLPPGLQMEHDDRNDNSNYLFSDMFAETNQQNQEGGPPAWWAWP from the exons ATGGAATCCGGCCGGTTCTTGTTCAATCCCCCTGCTTGCGGCGGCAACATGCTTTGCCTTGGCGGAGCCGGTGGTGGCGATCGTTTTCTGCGAG AAGGAAGAACAATGATGAGCATGAGCATGAACATGAGCATGAGCATGCAAGAGAGTCCAAATGGGAGACCATTTTTCAGATCCCCAGATGATCTTTACGACGATGAATATTACGACGAGCTTTACCCCGAGAAGAAGCGCCGCTTGGCCAACGAGCAG GTTCAAATGCTGGAGAAGAGTTTTGAGGAAGAGAACAAACTGGAGCCAGAGAGGAAGTCCCAACTAGCCAAGAAGCTGGGGCTGCAGCCAAGGCAGGTGGCCGTGTGGTTCCAGAACCGCCGTGCGCGGTGGAAGACGAAGCAGCTCGAAAGGGACTATGATGTTCTTAAAGCTTCATATGATTTGCTTATGTCAAACTATGACTCCATTATCAAAGAGAATGCCGTGCTTAAATCTGAG AAATGTGTAGCTAAAGAGCTTGATGGAGGAGAAGCACCAATTCCACGTACGACTTCGGAGCCTCTTCGAGCAGACACTGCCCATGTCTCCGCCCCACACTCCGGTGGCTCCGGGAGAAAGGCTGAAGATCGTCTCAGTTCAGGGAGCGATAGCAGTGCAGTGATTGACGATAATTGTCTACAACTCATCGACAGCGGCGATTCTTACTTCCTGAGTAACGAGTATCCACAACGTGCGCCTCTACCTCCTGGGCTGCAAATGGAACATGATGACAGGAATGATAATAGCAATTACTTGTTCTCAGATATGTTTGCAGAAACAAACCAACAGAACCAGGAGGGAGGGCCTCCAGCTTGGTGGGCATGGCCTTAG
- the LOC111793846 gene encoding homeobox-leucine zipper protein HAT5-like isoform X1, whose protein sequence is MESGRFLFNPPACGGNMLCLGGAGGGDRFLREGRTMMSMSMNMSMSMQESPNGRPFFRSPDDLYDDEYYDELYPEKKRRLANEQVQMLEKSFEEENKLEPERKSQLAKKLGLQPRQVAVWFQNRRARWKTKQLERDYDVLKASYDLLMSNYDSIIKENAVLKSEVASLTEKCVAKELDGGEAPIPRTTSEPLRADTAHVSAPHSGGSGRKAEDRLSSGSDSSAVIDDNCLQLIDSGDSYFLSNEYPQRAPLPPGLQMEHDDRNDNSNYLFSDMFAETNQQNQEGGPPAWWAWP, encoded by the exons ATGGAATCCGGCCGGTTCTTGTTCAATCCCCCTGCTTGCGGCGGCAACATGCTTTGCCTTGGCGGAGCCGGTGGTGGCGATCGTTTTCTGCGAG AAGGAAGAACAATGATGAGCATGAGCATGAACATGAGCATGAGCATGCAAGAGAGTCCAAATGGGAGACCATTTTTCAGATCCCCAGATGATCTTTACGACGATGAATATTACGACGAGCTTTACCCCGAGAAGAAGCGCCGCTTGGCCAACGAGCAG GTTCAAATGCTGGAGAAGAGTTTTGAGGAAGAGAACAAACTGGAGCCAGAGAGGAAGTCCCAACTAGCCAAGAAGCTGGGGCTGCAGCCAAGGCAGGTGGCCGTGTGGTTCCAGAACCGCCGTGCGCGGTGGAAGACGAAGCAGCTCGAAAGGGACTATGATGTTCTTAAAGCTTCATATGATTTGCTTATGTCAAACTATGACTCCATTATCAAAGAGAATGCCGTGCTTAAATCTGAG GTGGCTTCCTTAACTGAGAAATGTGTAGCTAAAGAGCTTGATGGAGGAGAAGCACCAATTCCACGTACGACTTCGGAGCCTCTTCGAGCAGACACTGCCCATGTCTCCGCCCCACACTCCGGTGGCTCCGGGAGAAAGGCTGAAGATCGTCTCAGTTCAGGGAGCGATAGCAGTGCAGTGATTGACGATAATTGTCTACAACTCATCGACAGCGGCGATTCTTACTTCCTGAGTAACGAGTATCCACAACGTGCGCCTCTACCTCCTGGGCTGCAAATGGAACATGATGACAGGAATGATAATAGCAATTACTTGTTCTCAGATATGTTTGCAGAAACAAACCAACAGAACCAGGAGGGAGGGCCTCCAGCTTGGTGGGCATGGCCTTAG